Proteins from a single region of Thermotoga maritima MSB8:
- the ruvA gene encoding Holliday junction branch migration protein RuvA: protein MIAGISGRVLKKSGNVLLVETKSGVVFEIVCDVQTSEEVKEGGECFLHTFLSVSQDGITLYGFSNEMKKELFLSLTKVSRLGPKTALKIISNEDAETLVAMIASQDVEGLSKLPGISKKTAERIVMELKDEFESAGIKDMRIYHESLEALVSLGYPEKQAREAVKQVYREGMKTSELIKEALKFLSHR, encoded by the coding sequence ATGATAGCGGGAATCTCTGGAAGGGTTTTGAAAAAGAGTGGAAACGTTCTTCTCGTAGAAACAAAATCCGGTGTCGTCTTCGAAATCGTCTGCGACGTTCAAACCAGTGAGGAAGTGAAAGAAGGCGGGGAATGTTTTCTTCACACATTTTTGAGCGTTTCACAGGATGGCATCACCCTCTACGGGTTTTCAAACGAAATGAAGAAGGAACTCTTCCTTTCTCTCACAAAGGTTTCCAGGCTTGGGCCAAAAACGGCCCTGAAGATCATCTCGAACGAAGATGCGGAAACACTGGTAGCAATGATCGCCTCTCAGGACGTGGAAGGCCTTTCAAAACTTCCCGGCATCAGTAAGAAAACAGCGGAACGGATCGTGATGGAACTGAAAGATGAATTCGAAAGTGCTGGAATAAAAGACATGAGAATCTATCATGAATCCTTAGAAGCCCTGGTATCACTGGGATACCCGGAGAAACAGGCAAGAGAAGCGGTGAAACAGGTGTACAGAGAGGGAATGAAAACATCCGAGTTGATAAAAGAAGCTTTAAAGTTTCTGAGTCACAGATAG
- a CDS encoding bifunctional folylpolyglutamate synthase/dihydrofolate synthase, protein MAYLEVLRYLYHKRPMGKVKPGLERISMLLSKLGNPHLEYKTIHIGGTNGKGSVANMVSNILVSQGYRVGSYYSPHLSTFRERIRLNEEYISEEDVVKIYETMEPILNELDKEEIFSPSFFEVVTAMAFLYFAEKNVDIAVLEVGLGGRLDATNVVFPLCSTIVTVDRDHEKTLGYTIEQIAWEKSGIIKERVPLVTGERKREALKVMEDVARKKSSRMYVIDKDFSVKVKSLKLHENRFDYCGENTFEDLVLTMNGPHQIENAGVALKTLEATGLPLSEKAIREGLKNAKNLGRFEILEKNGKMYILDGAHNPHGAESLVRSLKLYFNGEPLSLVIGILDDKNREDILRKYTGIFERVIVTRVPSPRMKDMNSLVDMAKKFFKNVEVIEDPLEAIESTERATVVTGSLFLVGYVREFLTTGKINEEWKL, encoded by the coding sequence ATGGCATACCTCGAAGTTCTCAGGTATCTCTACCACAAAAGACCTATGGGAAAGGTGAAACCAGGTCTTGAGAGGATCTCAATGCTACTTTCAAAGCTGGGAAATCCCCATCTGGAATACAAAACCATACACATAGGTGGCACGAACGGAAAGGGTTCTGTTGCAAACATGGTCAGTAACATTCTGGTATCTCAAGGGTACAGAGTGGGATCATATTACTCCCCTCATCTGAGCACGTTCAGAGAAAGGATAAGGTTAAACGAAGAGTACATATCCGAAGAGGACGTGGTGAAGATCTACGAAACAATGGAGCCGATTCTGAACGAGCTCGACAAAGAAGAAATATTCTCCCCAAGCTTTTTTGAAGTTGTAACGGCGATGGCTTTTCTCTATTTCGCGGAAAAAAACGTTGACATTGCCGTCCTGGAAGTTGGTCTTGGAGGCAGACTGGACGCAACGAACGTGGTGTTCCCTCTTTGTTCCACCATTGTCACGGTGGACAGAGATCACGAAAAAACGTTGGGATACACCATAGAACAGATCGCATGGGAAAAATCCGGAATAATAAAAGAAAGAGTTCCCCTTGTGACAGGGGAAAGAAAAAGAGAAGCCCTCAAAGTGATGGAAGATGTTGCCCGAAAGAAGAGCTCAAGGATGTACGTCATCGACAAGGATTTTTCCGTTAAGGTTAAATCTCTGAAACTTCACGAAAACAGATTCGATTACTGTGGGGAAAACACCTTCGAAGATCTCGTCCTGACCATGAACGGTCCTCACCAGATAGAAAACGCCGGTGTTGCCCTGAAGACTCTTGAAGCAACAGGACTTCCGTTGAGCGAGAAAGCAATACGCGAAGGCTTGAAAAATGCGAAGAATCTGGGAAGATTTGAAATCTTAGAGAAAAACGGGAAGATGTACATCCTCGATGGAGCGCACAACCCTCACGGAGCGGAAAGCCTTGTCAGAAGCTTGAAATTGTACTTCAACGGCGAACCCTTGAGCCTGGTAATAGGTATTCTGGACGACAAGAACCGGGAGGACATTCTTCGAAAGTACACCGGAATCTTCGAAAGGGTCATAGTCACCCGTGTTCCTTCACCTCGTATGAAAGACATGAACAGCCTTGTTGACATGGCAAAGAAATTCTTCAAAAACGTGGAAGTCATAGAAGATCCCCTGGAAGCGATCGAATCTACTGAAAGAGCCACGGTTGTTACAGGATCACTGTTTCTAGTGGGATACGTAAGGGAGTTCCTGACAACCGGAAAGATAAATGAGGAGTGGAAACTATGA
- a CDS encoding phosphopentomutase: MRVVLIVLDSVGIGEMPDAHLYGDEGSNTIVNTAKAVSGLHLPNMAKLGLGNLDDIPGVEPVKPAEGIYGKMMEKSPGKDTTTGHWEIAGVILKKPFDLFPEGFPKELIEEFERRTGRKVIGNKPASGTEIIKELGPIHEKTGALIVYTSADSVFQIAAKKEIVPLEELYRYCEIARELLNEMGYKVARVIARPFTGEWPNYVRTPERKDFSLEPEGKTLLDVLTENGIPVYGVGKIADIFAGRGVTENYKTKDNNDGIDKTISLMKEKNHDCLIFTNLVDFDTKYGHRNDPVSYAKALEEFDARLPEIMHNLNEDDVLFITADHGCDPTTPSTDHSREMVPLLGYGGRLKKDVYVGIRETFADLGQTIADIFGVPPLENGTSFKNLIWE, translated from the coding sequence TGAAGGGAGCAACACCATTGTGAACACCGCAAAAGCGGTAAGTGGGTTGCACCTTCCAAACATGGCAAAGCTGGGGCTCGGCAATCTCGACGACATACCGGGGGTTGAACCTGTGAAACCCGCAGAAGGCATCTACGGGAAAATGATGGAGAAAAGCCCCGGTAAAGACACGACGACTGGACACTGGGAAATAGCGGGTGTCATCCTCAAGAAGCCGTTCGATCTGTTTCCGGAAGGCTTTCCCAAGGAACTGATAGAAGAGTTCGAGAGAAGAACGGGGAGGAAAGTCATAGGTAACAAACCTGCATCCGGTACGGAAATCATAAAAGAACTCGGTCCGATCCACGAGAAGACCGGTGCTCTGATCGTGTACACATCAGCGGACAGTGTGTTTCAGATAGCGGCAAAGAAAGAAATCGTTCCCCTGGAGGAACTTTACAGGTACTGCGAAATCGCCAGGGAACTTCTGAACGAAATGGGATACAAAGTTGCCAGAGTCATCGCAAGACCCTTCACGGGAGAGTGGCCCAACTACGTTCGAACACCCGAAAGGAAAGACTTCTCGCTCGAACCGGAAGGTAAAACACTTCTCGATGTCCTCACAGAGAATGGAATACCCGTTTACGGTGTTGGCAAGATCGCAGATATATTCGCCGGAAGGGGCGTGACGGAAAATTACAAGACGAAGGACAACAACGATGGAATAGACAAAACGATCTCACTCATGAAGGAGAAAAATCATGACTGTCTGATCTTCACAAATCTTGTGGATTTTGACACCAAATACGGCCACAGAAACGACCCCGTTTCTTATGCCAAAGCCCTCGAGGAGTTCGACGCGAGATTACCCGAGATCATGCATAATCTGAATGAGGACGACGTTCTTTTCATCACTGCAGATCACGGATGTGATCCCACAACTCCCTCAACGGATCACTCCCGGGAAATGGTCCCCCTCCTTGGATACGGAGGAAGACTGAAAAAAGACGTTTACGTTGGCATCAGGGAAACCTTTGCCGACCTGGGCCAAACCATCGCCGATATCTTCGGAGTTCCCCCACTTGAAAACGGAACCTCCTTCAAAAACCTCATATGGGAGTGA